From Mycolicibacterium nivoides, a single genomic window includes:
- a CDS encoding esterase family protein, protein MADAHGLRKFFRGLGILIALVVAVAGGLLGPPPTASAWSRAGLPVEMLSVPSGAMGRDVKVQFQGGGSHAVYLLDGLRARDDFNGWDIETPAFEWFYQSGLSVVMPVGGMSSFYTDWYQPAAGNGGVWTYKWETFLTSELPQWLAANKRVSSSGNAVVGLSMSGSSALILAAYYPQQFRYAGSLSAFLNPSAGPWPGLIGLAMGDSGGFSAAAMWGPPGDPAWARNDPTLQVGRLVANNTRIWVYCGSGTPGELGGNDVASTFLENTALQSNFNFRDQYVAAGGHNAVFNFPPTGTHTWGYWGAQLNQMKPDIQRTLGAG, encoded by the coding sequence ATGGCAGATGCGCATGGATTGCGGAAGTTCTTCCGCGGCTTGGGGATCCTGATCGCCCTGGTCGTCGCGGTAGCCGGCGGACTGCTCGGACCACCGCCGACGGCAAGTGCCTGGTCACGGGCGGGTTTGCCGGTCGAGATGCTCTCGGTGCCGTCCGGGGCCATGGGCCGCGACGTCAAGGTGCAGTTCCAGGGCGGCGGGTCTCACGCGGTCTATCTGTTGGACGGCTTGCGGGCCCGGGATGATTTCAACGGGTGGGACATCGAGACCCCGGCGTTCGAGTGGTTCTACCAATCCGGGCTGTCCGTGGTCATGCCGGTCGGTGGAATGTCGAGCTTCTACACCGACTGGTACCAGCCCGCCGCGGGCAACGGCGGGGTGTGGACGTACAAGTGGGAGACGTTCCTGACCAGTGAGTTACCGCAGTGGCTGGCGGCCAACAAGCGGGTGTCCTCGTCGGGCAACGCGGTGGTCGGACTGTCGATGTCGGGCAGCTCCGCGCTGATCCTCGCCGCCTACTACCCGCAGCAGTTCCGCTACGCGGGGTCGTTGTCGGCGTTCCTGAATCCGTCGGCCGGCCCGTGGCCCGGGCTGATCGGGCTGGCGATGGGCGACTCCGGTGGTTTCTCGGCCGCGGCCATGTGGGGCCCGCCCGGCGATCCGGCGTGGGCGCGCAACGATCCGACGCTGCAGGTGGGGCGATTGGTGGCGAACAACACTCGCATCTGGGTCTACTGCGGTTCCGGGACGCCGGGGGAGTTGGGCGGTAACGACGTCGCCTCGACCTTCCTCGAAAACACGGCGCTGCAGAGCAACTTCAACTTCCGCGACCAGTACGTCGCGGCGGGCGGGCACAACGCGGTGTTCAACTTCCCGCCCACCGGCACCCACACTTGGGGCTACTGGGGTGCGCAGCTCAACCAGATGAAACCCGACATCCAGCGGACATTGGGCGCCGGCTGA
- a CDS encoding o-succinylbenzoate synthase, translated as MDAAPALDDILERLHVVSLPMRVRFRGITVREVALIDGPAGWGEFGAFLEYEPPEAAAWLASGIEAAYQPAPPVHRERVPINATVPAVPAAQVPEVLARFPGARTAKVKVAEPGQTLADDVARVNAVRAQVPVVRVDANGGWTLPQAVAAASALTADGPLEYLEQPCATVEELAALRRQVAVPIAADESIRKASDPLRVVRARAADVAVLKVAPLGGVSRMLEIAAQIDIPIVVSSALDSAVGIGRGLLAAAALPELAHACGLGTGGFFVEDVAEVCAPVDGYLPVEAVVPDPARLATLAATLERQQWWIDRVRECYPLILG; from the coding sequence ATTGACGCGGCGCCGGCGCTGGACGACATCTTGGAACGCCTTCACGTCGTGTCCCTGCCGATGCGGGTTCGCTTCCGTGGCATCACGGTTCGTGAGGTGGCACTGATCGACGGCCCGGCCGGCTGGGGCGAGTTCGGCGCGTTCCTCGAATACGAACCGCCCGAGGCCGCGGCCTGGCTGGCCTCCGGGATCGAGGCCGCGTATCAACCGGCACCCCCGGTGCACCGCGAGCGTGTCCCCATCAACGCCACCGTTCCCGCGGTGCCGGCCGCCCAGGTGCCCGAGGTACTGGCGCGGTTTCCCGGTGCGCGCACGGCGAAGGTCAAGGTCGCCGAGCCGGGGCAGACGCTGGCGGACGACGTCGCGCGGGTGAACGCCGTGCGGGCGCAGGTTCCGGTGGTACGGGTCGACGCCAATGGCGGCTGGACGCTGCCGCAGGCGGTCGCCGCCGCGTCGGCGCTGACTGCCGACGGACCCCTGGAGTATCTGGAGCAGCCGTGTGCGACGGTCGAAGAGTTGGCAGCACTGCGCCGGCAGGTGGCGGTGCCGATCGCGGCTGACGAGTCGATCCGGAAGGCGTCTGATCCGCTGCGGGTGGTGCGGGCCCGCGCCGCTGACGTCGCGGTGCTCAAGGTGGCCCCGCTGGGCGGGGTGTCCCGGATGCTTGAGATCGCCGCACAGATCGATATCCCGATCGTGGTGTCCAGTGCGCTGGATTCAGCGGTCGGCATCGGGCGCGGACTGCTGGCCGCCGCGGCACTGCCCGAGTTGGCGCACGCCTGCGGGCTGGGCACGGGCGGATTCTTCGTGGAGGACGTCGCCGAGGTGTGCGCGCCGGTCGACGGGTACCTGCCCGTCGAGGCGGTGGTGCCGGACCCCGCCCGGCTGGCCACGCTCGCCGCTACGCTGGAGCGGCAGCAATGGTGGATCGATCGGGTGCGGGAGTGCTACCCGCTGATATTGGGGTAG
- a CDS encoding type II toxin-antitoxin system HicB family antitoxin, with translation MTEYTYRAQWSYEDRWYRGLCLEFPNLSANGLTAHEAIAAVEKLVTEELAMIRAADDTPPQSLTDHRYSGKFMVRVSPSLHARLVVEAAEQGVSLNQWVVQKLVGRPSVSLADLY, from the coding sequence ATGACGGAGTACACCTACCGCGCTCAATGGTCGTACGAGGATCGCTGGTATCGAGGGTTGTGTCTTGAGTTCCCGAACCTGTCGGCGAATGGCCTCACGGCGCACGAAGCGATCGCGGCCGTCGAGAAGTTGGTCACCGAAGAGTTGGCGATGATCCGGGCCGCCGACGACACCCCGCCGCAATCGTTGACCGACCATCGCTACAGCGGCAAGTTCATGGTGCGGGTCTCGCCGTCGCTGCACGCCAGGCTCGTTGTAGAGGCCGCCGAACAGGGAGTGTCGCTGAACCAGTGGGTGGTTCAGAAACTTGTCGGTCGACCTTCGGTGTCGCTGGCTGATCTGTACTAG
- a CDS encoding GlxA family transcriptional regulator codes for MTRSVVILGYAGVQALDLAGPFDVFSTATLALVGQGRSDDGYAVTLTAVDGQPVATLTGLEFVAAPLPDPNKPIDTIVIPGGIGADAARANPAVVDWISTAARHARRVVSVCTGSFLAAQAGLLDGCTATTHWSSARRMADEFPSVAVNPDPIFVRSSERVWTAAGVTAGIDLALSLVEDDYGTDVAQTVARYLVLYLRRPGGQTQFAAPVWMPRAKRAPIREVQELIEVEPGGAHSISDLARRAAMSPRHFTRVFTDEVGEAPGAYVERIRTDAARRQLEESDDTVTVIAARCGFGTAETMRRNFVRRLGISPDQYRKTSAHARSADLTA; via the coding sequence GTGACGCGATCGGTGGTGATCCTGGGCTATGCCGGGGTGCAGGCCTTGGACCTGGCCGGGCCGTTCGACGTGTTCTCCACCGCCACGCTGGCCCTGGTCGGCCAGGGCAGATCCGACGACGGCTATGCCGTCACCCTCACCGCCGTGGACGGCCAGCCTGTCGCCACGCTCACCGGGTTGGAGTTCGTCGCCGCTCCGCTGCCCGACCCCAACAAGCCGATCGACACCATCGTCATACCCGGCGGAATCGGTGCCGACGCCGCCCGGGCCAACCCGGCCGTCGTCGACTGGATCAGCACCGCCGCCCGCCACGCCCGTCGCGTCGTCAGCGTGTGCACCGGATCGTTCCTGGCCGCACAGGCCGGACTGCTCGACGGCTGCACCGCCACCACCCACTGGTCCTCGGCGCGTCGGATGGCCGACGAATTTCCTTCGGTGGCAGTCAATCCCGATCCGATCTTCGTGAGGAGCTCCGAGCGGGTGTGGACGGCCGCCGGGGTGACGGCAGGTATCGACCTGGCGTTGTCGCTGGTCGAGGATGATTACGGCACCGACGTCGCCCAGACTGTGGCCCGGTACCTGGTGCTCTACCTGCGCCGGCCCGGCGGCCAGACCCAGTTCGCCGCGCCCGTGTGGATGCCACGGGCCAAACGCGCTCCCATCCGCGAGGTGCAGGAGCTGATCGAGGTCGAACCCGGTGGAGCGCACAGCATTTCCGATCTGGCCCGGCGTGCGGCGATGAGCCCGCGGCATTTCACCCGGGTGTTCACCGACGAGGTCGGGGAGGCGCCGGGCGCCTACGTGGAACGCATTCGCACCGATGCGGCGCGCCGCCAGCTTGAGGAATCCGACGACACCGTCACCGTCATCGCCGCCCGCTGCGGGTTCGGCACCGCCGAGACCATGCGGCGCAATTTCGTTCGACGCCTGGGTATTTCTCCTGACCAGTACCGCAAGACGTCCGCGCACGCGAGAAGCGCAGATCTAACCGCTTGA
- a CDS encoding DJ-1/PfpI family protein has product MQIAIVLYPSFTALDFIGPYEVLRHLPDTEVRFVWHEPGPVTADSGVLMVGATHSFDETPSPDVVLVPGGPGTTMVARDEKVLDWLRQVYPGATWMASVCSGSVVLAAAGLLDGKPATSHWSVLSALKLMGATPVGDQRIVRADPDGKVITAAGVSAGIDLAMWLAGQIGGEAKAKAIQLMIEYDPQPPFDSGHMSKASAATKASATALLGKDMIKPEPLKAGVLLAWDQAVRRVRGRRSA; this is encoded by the coding sequence ATGCAGATCGCAATCGTGTTGTACCCCAGCTTCACCGCGCTCGACTTCATCGGGCCCTACGAGGTGCTGCGCCACCTGCCCGACACGGAAGTGCGGTTCGTCTGGCACGAGCCGGGGCCCGTCACCGCCGACTCCGGTGTGCTGATGGTGGGGGCCACCCACAGTTTCGACGAAACCCCTTCGCCCGACGTGGTGCTGGTGCCCGGCGGGCCGGGTACCACGATGGTGGCCCGCGACGAAAAGGTGCTCGACTGGCTGCGTCAGGTGTATCCGGGGGCCACCTGGATGGCATCGGTGTGTTCGGGGTCAGTGGTGCTGGCCGCGGCTGGCCTGCTGGACGGGAAGCCTGCCACCTCGCACTGGTCGGTGCTGAGCGCGTTGAAGCTGATGGGCGCGACACCGGTGGGGGATCAGCGCATCGTGCGCGCCGACCCTGACGGCAAGGTGATCACGGCGGCGGGCGTCTCGGCGGGGATCGACCTGGCGATGTGGTTGGCCGGTCAGATCGGCGGCGAGGCGAAGGCCAAGGCCATTCAGCTGATGATCGAGTACGACCCGCAGCCGCCGTTCGATTCCGGGCACATGTCGAAGGCGAGCGCGGCCACCAAGGCCAGTGCCACCGCGCTACTGGGCAAGGACATGATCAAGCCCGAACCGCTCAAGGCCGGGGTATTGCTGGCCTGGGATCAGGCAGTCCGAAGGGTGCGTGGGCGCCGCAGCGCGTGA